A stretch of DNA from Cannabis sativa cultivar Pink pepper isolate KNU-18-1 chromosome X, ASM2916894v1, whole genome shotgun sequence:
taTCTAAAACCAATTAATTGAGTTTATAAGAAAATATGATCCTAggtagtgtggggaccatggacctatataatcaagctctcAATAAATagttctagaatttactaagtaagtTCTATCGTATTAATTCTTCTTGATTCTTCTATAGATTCGAAATGACACTCTTGATTACATGGAACGCTCTATTCTCCAAGAATAGACAGGCTATTAATCATCCGTTATTTCACTTTAAATAATCAACGATCCTCTATAGATtgtctacattgaatagggactaaaATTATCGtgttacccttcaatgtattttatccctaAAATACTTGGCttcctataaataatattttgagaaactaatataattgtcaaaataagagCTATTACATTTATGTCTATTAGTCAAGCTCTAAGGAgacatcatttcacttctatccagttatagaagctatagattctatgtctatgattagcgctcccactcaaataTACTACCATgctcccaagatgtaagtattgagTCAAACCTACTGGTAGGCTTCGAACacacaaatcaaagaacaagaataacaCAGTTAAACCAGAACCTGATCatttcaggattaagatcattgatctaagatcaaatATTAGAGATTTACCTAGaaaagatattacggtaagtttacgATATCTCTTCTGTTATAAATATCGGTCAAATTCGATGTATAGCCAATACATCCGATCTTAGCTTACTCCACTAATATCTTGGAAAAGACATTCTACTTATCCAAGTGTGAGTAAATAATATCATTGATTATCACGTCAGTATAAATTCTGTGCACTGATAAATCGTGGGACTAAAATTTTGAAGCTTATGATCACGATTATTTTCTAATGTGTAGACAacacaataatcatgattatcTTTAAGTTTTGgatttaaatagaaatttattaaatatataatcacGAAGTAATCATGTGAACTAAGTAATATAAAGTTTGACTTCTATATCATTCTTTAATAGTCAATAAGATTACCATGAGATggattttatttaaggcataaaattcCAACATACTCCGATtcgcactaacataaaacaaaagtgCATCTCTCTAAATCTTATAAGCTTGATGTATAAATCAATTGTAGTGCATGTCTTTATCTTTGTCAATAGATCCTAAAGTTTGTGTTCATCATCAaacttttctattttcaataCTTACAAAGACTTTTATTCATATTAGGATTCAAAATCTCTAATATTGGGTAACTCTATCTGTGTTTACCTTTTGGTGACTATATCACTAGAACAAATTCAAAATCTATATTTGAATCTTTGTAAGTCTTAATAATCTTCTGGTTGCACTAAGCAACACTATTATTTAGACAAACTGATGGACTTTAGAACTTTCAAAGATAGCTTTTACACCAACTTTGAATAACTGCTCCACCCCTAGAATGAGGtatttcttaattatatattatcttGCAACAAATACAAATCTATGTTTAAAACAGGTCAAATCTAAAATTTGAAGAATTGACTGGTTATGTCTTTATTTTCCAATCTTGAATAAGATTCTTTTACTCCTTATTCCTCCAACTCAATAGTAAATTTCTGGTTTGAGTATGCCAAATCATATTTAAGACCTCTTACTATTGATCTCTTTTAAGAGTTACTTTTATGGTTTATCATCATTCTTGAAATAGTATCAACTATTCCACGATGacaaaaaattctaattatggATAATAAATTATTTCCTTAGGGTTTACTGTTAAAATTACTCTTTAGCCTTTTACAAAGTAATATGCATATGGAAAGAATATTTTTATCTCTTCTCTTTTTTGATGATTCTAATTTAACATTACATTGAATGTTTGAATATCATCTATGAGAAACATCAAACACATTGTACAGTCTTTAATGCTAAAATAATTTCCTCAAGTCATTTGACTTATCTTGGAAACATATTTTTTATCTTGAAACCTTTAAGCATTAAGGTCTAATCATGTAAATGTTTAGACCATAGTCTTCTAGACTATAGTTTGTCATTACTAGTATAGAAGACTATAGTTTTTCATTACTAGTATTTTCTTAGTGACATGAGTAAGGTTTTTACAAACCCTCCCACTACTTCAAAATACTATGACAGTAAAGGAGATGTCTTAGTTGTTTTTAACAAACATGAGATAACGTAAATATCGTATTCGATTGTAAATAATGACTAAACATCCATGGAATAATTCTACTTACTAATGGTTAAAGAAAGTTGATAATCATCCCCCACCCCTAATTaggtgtgacagtcagtagtcccgtgatccgtaaggggaaatactgggtaagctgtgcaatcccacaccgcctggggaaggtcaagtgggatgattctgagactgtgtaagtatgggactacacagttgaagagagcttaaatgaattgattggtactacctatatcaacaaggtgcatcttgtttttcggtagcccatcacgaaagaactccacagttaagcgtgcttgacctgggacaatttcaggatgggtgacctcctgagaagttttcccaggaagcgtgcgagtgaggacaaagcacgctggaaacactcgtgttggtctgtagcgTCAGTCGTCATTCCATGAAGCAGCtaaagtggcgtactcgtgtataagagccaattattccgtgggtgtaagggcccaacgaaggcttgaagcggggacgttacaaatggtatcagagtctTCGACTCCTGGAAGGTGGTCGACGAGACGCTtcgaccccgtaaggggggtgatcgTGACAAgcgtagtcccgtgatccgtaaggggaaataccgggtaagctgtgcaatcccataTCGCCTGGGGAAgatcaagtgggatgattctgagactgtgtaagtatgggactacacagttgaagagagcttaaatgaatcaattggtactacctatatcaacaaggtgcatcttgtttttcggtagccaatcacgaaagaactccacagttaagcgtgcttgacctggggcaatttcaggataggtgacctcctgggaagttttcccaggaagcgtgcgagtgaggacaaagcatgctggaaacactcgtgttggtctgtaggttCAGTCGTCATTCCAGGAAGCAGCtaaagtggcgtactcgtgtataagagccaattattctgtgggtgtaagggcccaatggaggcttgaagcggggatgttacatTAGGGCTACACACGGGTCGGATGTTCGGGTTTTCGGATGGTCGGGTTCGGGCTTTCGAATTTTGGGTGTTTAAAATGTGTAACCAAACCCAGTTTTTGGGTGGTCGGGTCCATTATATTTCGGGCTGGGCATGGTGGGTTTGCTATGTTCGGGTTCGGATTAACACCCGAATCAATATTTGCATAAAAAACTTTTATGGTTTGGTGTCATTTCACTGTCAATGAAAAGTACAAATATAAACCACTGTCAACGAACAAAAAAaagtacaaataatattataataacatttttatttttattttaacgaaaatataatttaaaaaataaatagtaaaacaAACTTAGTTTCCCAAGGAAAATGACTTGAACTTTTTTTAGTAGCTATTTTTATACCCACGTGGCATGATGATTATGGCCTATTTTTGTAGGTGACACAATTACAGAGGTGAAGATAGCCTCTCTTACacattcttatttcataataaatgaaaaaattgtacCTTCAGCTTTGTTATTATGAAAATATATGCGACTGTGCCTAATTTTCGCATTTCGAATTGACACCCGAATTAATATTTGCATTTTTTTAAAACTCGAACCCGACACCCTTGTGGAGCATTTTTCAGGTTGGACCCGACCCGACCACAcgggtttttaattttttggctTTTTTCGGCAGCAGGTCGGGGCGGGTGGCCGGGTTTTCAAGTTTGCGGGTCTAAATGTTCAGCCCTACCCCTAATTACTTTAGAATTACTAGAGAAATTGTATCTTTAGTTTTTCTAAGGATATTGGTGAggaatatactttaaattttgaaaatttatttatcTTAATTAATTTGGTTTTGTATTGATATGTCTGAGGCGATACATTTGTAATGTAATCATTGATCTTAAGGTATCTTTGAATTGCATAACAAAAGTTTTCTCCACCCTAATCAATTCACAAGACCTTATgactttaattttgtttaactaaacCTAAAGTCATCCTAACCCCGAACATACGATATAATCATCTCAAATTTCTCATTACAAagaatttttatttcaaataaataattgcGATTCACATAAACATTCTAGTTGGCtgagaaaatacaaaatacaagAATCAAAACTCAAAGAAATTCATGCAAGAAAGAGGAAAGAAGATTTACTCATTATTCAAAGTCGCGAGGAAGCCGAGATGTGAAGTCCCAAAAACTCCTGGGATATTAGCACAAAGACTCTGAGACCGCTCCAGAGAAACTTGAAGAACAAAGAATTTTTCTCTAcaaaatttgaaatgaataaaggGATAAATGAAGTATCAGGTGACTGTTTATAATGGAAAGAAAGACTAAAATTCCCTCACAAACCCAAAAGCCTCATCTTTTCATTAAAAGAAACATCTTTGGAATTCGTGTAACCGTTAGTCACGCTTTCCCACGTGTAATTTTCTATGCAAGTAATGATGATAGCTGAAAGATTTGAAAAGACTTGAGGGGATCCGCATCAGACTAGTACAAAACCCTAAAGGGTGGATTGCATGGGAAAATATACGTGTCATTAGGACGTACAATGAAGAAGCCAAGACGTCCATGTACAACTAGATGCTCGTACGTGGACTTGGGGGAAAATGTTATCCTAAAAATTACTCGAGTGACGTGGCAAGCAATAAGATGACACATGGAGTTAAATGGAAGGCGAGTCGTCACATGACGAAGTAGGAAGGATAATGGTTGGACAGAATGACTGGAAGACAGGGAAGTACAACGTACTATGTTAGAGTTGTTGAATCAGCTGGTACAAGTCCAACTCATCTTTCCTACTAATTGCTTGACCTAGTAGATCCAATTGGCATGCATTGGCAGGATTTATCACTTTGGTTGCGCGAGGCAAGATATTAGTTGAATCATTTGACCAACATGTTTGACTTATTCCAGATTAGTGATCCGTGAAATCAGCTCCCAAATCCCAAAAGACCATGTCTTTATGGTTGCCTAAAATCAAGAGATTGaggaaataattaatatttattggatattttataatatatcatttattcACTTATAACTCTATAAATAGTGGCTCATTTCACTATTTATGAGGATCCCAAttcctattttcaaaaaggCTACGATACTACTACAATTATCATTTGTAATCTCTTGAGGAATATTGAGAAACTTACTTGATTCTGATTTTCGTGATCTTGATATTCCAAGatataaatacacaaaaaaaaaagtatgttaTTACCATATAATTAAAGTCGAATCTCTATAAATtactagttttatttttttaccttAAATCAATTTTCATAtactattttatgtttttatttgacTCAACGTCGTTGATCAAAATTTGGGTCAACACCTACAATAAACACTcccataataaaaaaatatgaaactataattaatttacatACCTATAATAATTATGTCGTATTCATACGAAAATAAGGCTACTCTACCACATAACTCCCCTAATAACTATGTAAATTATAATGAGTATTCAAGGTACATTCGACCCCACACACCCCAATACCCTCTGTACCACATAGCTCCTCTCTTCAATCTtcattatataaattattgtaCTAAATTAACTTATTGAAATTCTTTTAGAGAAGCTAGACCTTAGAGCAACTTTTTATTTTGTACTCACTtctaaatgaattttttaaactaaaataaatttatggaGAAGAAAGtaactagattttttttttcttttttttttttttttgagatgaaTGTATTTTATGAATTGGATGTATCAGATCACCACCATCGATTTAATTTTTCCATTGAAAAGCCGACTGTAGCAACCGCTCTTTCTGACCCTTTTTTATGGTTTAGACTACTTTCGAAAGAACGGGggagtataaaagaaaaacatttcTACATGACAACGCCTGCAAATTctattcaccaaaaaaaaaatcaaattccaGACACTAAAAGCTCACCaaaaaagagttttatttacatGACAGTACAACTTATACAAGCTTTAGATTAGTTATAACCTGGAGAACCACATGACTGGTAATTATTTCCACTGTATAGGAATCAAATCTGTCACACCCTTCTCTAAACAAGCATTTCTCATTACAAAGGTAACAAAAGACATGACAATTgacaaacaaaatttcaacagtCAGCTACACACAGTCAAAATCTGCACCTTTTGATGTCAAAGTAAAAAGACCAAGTTAGCTGCACTTTGGATTTTGGGAGACTACAGTTTCCTGCACTTTTCTAAACAAAAGGAATCACAGAAGCCTCCTTTTAAAGTTACGAGTTGTTGATTGGTAAGTACGGACCAACAAACCAACTCCTATACCAACGCCAAGACATATGCCGAGTCCAATTCCAACCCCGACTCTAACTCCCGCGTTAAAAAACGAGAGCTCACCATCTTCACCATCCATATATTCTGTTCTTCTCCAATACCTATCATTGTATTCCTCCTCATTTTCTGGTTTGTAGTTTCGATACGCTGCTAACTGCAAATCCAAGATAACAGTGAGAATGAAAAGTCTTAAGGCCAACTTTATGAGACCATGCTCCCTTACTAGTGGGTTTAGGCATGGTTACCATTTCAAGTTACCAAGGTGCGAACTACCTTTCTATTTTTTGTCCTCCCTTACAaaacaatttgaaaaaataCACTAAACAGAAAATCAAACAGATTGCAATGACACTAGAGAGCAACACCATTTAACATAATTGATAAACAGTAACACCAATCTGCAGAtatcttgagtagaagaagagaAGAGCAGTGCTTTGGAAGAAAGTAAAGACAAACACAAGATTAAGAAATGCTAATGCGAAGAACATCTCTATAATGGAAAAGCCTAAGCAGTCAGGTTCAATGTGGGCCCCATAATGAAACTGATGAGGGCACACCATATCTGTATCTGGCAAAGCAATGACTTTGAAAACAACGCAACTCAAACCAAGAAGGGTAAATGAGTACTCTCCCAAGACTTGAAACCTGTGCATTGCATTGCCCATACCCCATAACGCATTTAAGATAAGATTCTTTTGGCAGTCTCCCCTTCAAgacaaaattggatttttgtgCACCAGGAAGCATGTTCATAAACCAGAAGCATAAAAGAAGTCATAACAAAAAGATAATGCATGAATATTCAAATCCAAAACCAAAACGCCTTTAAggtcttttaatttatttatgatagATTAAGACTCTAAATAATAAATCTGCAATGCATTCTATCTCCGCCAAACAAAATAGAAACTGTAATGTGTACAAAAgacaatgaatgcaaaaataaataatcaggAATCATTAATTTACAACATGGATCAGTAAATGTAGAATGGTTATGAGAGAAACCTAAAAGAGCATCACAGAATTCAACATTCAATGTTCAAAAACGTTCCAGTATAATACCTGCAGATCAAGGCCGGGAGCTTCATCTTTCTGGGATTCAGTCGCTTCATTCTCCGGAATTGCATCCAACATGCCTTTCCTAGTTTGTTTCTTACGAAAACAAAGCTGCAAAGTCTTGGTTAAGATAATTGGGGTTCCGGAGAAGCAGCCTGCAACATAGACCTCAATTGTGGGCGCGGGCAAATCAGAGCCACCAAGATGTTTTCCCTTCAAGAAACCAGCAGCAGCAGTAATATCCGAATCACAATTCATGCTCCAACGCTTGGCACTGTGTTTTGATTCCCCAGTGAAACCATTACTATTAGACATCTCAAGAACACCAGAGAGAATGAGATCTTCTTCATCAAACACCTCGAATTTCAAACTCCCTGTTAACCTTATATTGTCTGTGCTCACAAATGTGGCTTCTTCTGATTTCCTATCCGCCCGATCCCTTCTAAGAAGGGATGACAATCCATCAGAGTAAATGCTAGTTTTAGTGCCATTAACTTCCAAAAGGGAATCAGGACTCAGAGGAATATGGTTAAGAGTTAGAAACTCCGGGCACGAATCGTCAACCTTAAAATTACTAACCCTCACATAGAACACTCTCAATTCAAACCAAGGAGGTGATAAATTATTACAGGGCTGATAAGCAGAGTATCTAGTAACCTGGAGGCCATGGTCATCCACTTCGCCATTATTTTGTGAATCACAATGACCATTCATCGTTGAAGGAGCTCAATGTTCACTGAAACCCCTCAATGTTGATTAAAACGAAGGTGTCATCAAAGCAACTTCTCGAATCAAACTCAAATTGGCATACAAAACCTGATATGGGATCAAGACGATAATTTGGTATTCACAGCAAACCAATAACAACGAAACAACATATGATGCATCCACCCCAAAGAAACCCTGATCGTCAAACTCGACAAGATATGACAGGCAATTAACTATTGtaaataaaacaagaaaacCCTAATTTTTATCACCAGAATCCCTTTGAATTAGGACAAAAATAAAACAGATGAACAGGTCAGCAATCTAAGCTACACCTGCACGGCCCaaagaaagaacaaaaaaaaactagatTTTGAAGAACGAATCACTTGCACAACTTGAATAGCTATTTTATGTGGGGAATATAAGACAAATTGTtgagagaaaataaagaaataatgaAGAATCTATGGTGATAACGAAGATCAAAATAACCCAGGAAGAAGCAAAAATGGAAAgaggaaaacaaaaaaaaaaaaaaaaccagagaCACCCACCAGCCAAAACGCGGTATAAAGCTTAATCCAACGTACGAATCTCACGTATCGTATCCGTCCTAACTCCGTTGAATCGAGATTGACAGGAAAATCTAATGAATGctcagaaaattaaattttttaattgaaatatcTAAAGGGAGAGAGAAAAGAATTATTATAAGAAAGCAAGggagagagaaaataaaataaggaaaaacACACACGTtgttaacaaaacaaaacagcCTCTCCTACGAATGACAAATAAACGACACGTCACACAAACCGCCAAAAATTCTATCTTTCTCAGTCTAGAACGAACGAAATTGAACCactaaaacaaattaattaattaattaattaaataaataaaacaaacacttaCCAAGGAATTCTTCCATCCACAATCTCAACCTCTTAATCAAATGACAAATCCAATGTTTAGAGGTAGTGTGACTTGGGTTATCGCTTTCGAAGGCTCAAGGTCAGGGATATTCAGATCCCCACTTAGCCCAGAATTTGTGGTCAGAAAATAATATACTACCATGACCCCCCAAATAAACTTTTCTCTCCtttaacaaaaaaagaaaaaatgaaagaaaggaaatttagttttattattggTCGGTATTTGAAAAGAAATggaattgaaaataaaagaaaggtTAGGTGTCTGGATGTGAATGTGAAACAGGGGAAGGAAGATAGGAGAGTTGATAtataatggaatggaatggaatggtaAAGCATGAAATGGGCTGATTTCACTGTCTGACCTTGAATTGAAAATGATATGATCTTATCCGATTGTTGAAACGCAATACCATTTGCATTCACGAGGCTGAAAGGGATGGGCATTCCGTAAGCAAACCAAGTATTTTCCTTTCCCTTTCCTTTCTTAAAATATAAAgaagaataatataaaaatttaaattaaacatcTTAAtttagggtgattctacaatgcatccccttaaaagggatgtactggtgcaccctaaaaattttttagtctaattttttttcatattcatgtacgttataactatttaagatgtcctacaaaattttgaaaaattcggaataatttacaatatagaaaacaatgttcaaacagtctattttacacgcgtataaaataaaatagtaacgagtacaacacactgtttgaacataattttcggcatgttaaactttttcaaatttcttaaaattttgcaggatgtcttaaataactataatgtacatgaccatgagaaaaaatttgactaaaaaattatttcggatgctaaaacagataggggtgtatcaatatatccattttaagggtgtgcattgtagaattttccctTAATTTATATTTACTCAATTTAAATGAAACAATTTAGTTCAAAGTATTCAACTTTTCATTtagtattttcaaaaatatgggaaaaattactaaggttatgataaatatggcataaaaagtaaatgtcactaaatatggcattatctaaccaatcaaactaaaaatatggttttttttctataaaaaaaaccatataaaacattaaaaagaaatctgaatttaaaattcataaaaaataaaaacataattaaattaccataaaaaaatattaaaattcccttcatatttattttttaaaaaaaataaaacaaataaaactatagtgattgccgaagttgtcactcgtgctggaaaagtcaccggagtttactGCCGGCACCGGAAAAAGTCGTCAGAGTAGCCGTcgatgccggaaaagtcactggAGTTGCTGCCGGCGTTGAAAAATtcgtcagaattagcattgtcgctggaaaaatcaccaagaaactggtttcttgatgaagaaaccggtttcttggtgatttttctggtaattttaccggtgacaatgccaagtccgacgactattctggagtttgatgtcggtgccgaaaaagttgcCGGAGTAATTCCTGGTGTTGGAAAAATTGCCAAAgtaaaaaaagtcgtcagaattggcattgtcgccagcaaaattattagaaaaatcaccaagaatgtggttttttcatcaagaaactggtttcttcactaAGAAAGTGCtttcttcatcaaggaactaattttgttacacaacaataataaagattatgaaaacaaaacaaaaatgatatacactgaaaataattgaaactagttcatcaatcaaccaaatagagaaaaaaaatacaaaaaaaaattaccaagaaattggtttcttcatcaagaaattggtttcttcatcatttcttgatgaagaaaaaaaaaccagtttcttggtgattttttcgataatttttccggcgacaatgccaattctgacgaatttcccaaagtttactgtcggtactgaaaaagtcaccggagtagctgccagtgtattagtcgtcagagttgctaccaacgcTAGAAAATTCGTCATAATTTCCATTGTCGTTAgaaaaattaccggaaaaattaccaaaaaactggtttcttcatcaagaatgGTAATTTTTTCGacgactatgccaattctgatgacttttctgaagtttactgtcagtgccggaaaagtcgccaGAGTAGCTACTAGCgccagaaaagtcgtcagaattggcattgtcaacggaaaaatcaccaagaaaccagtttcttggtgatttttcagtgatttttccggcgacaatgccaattccgatGAATTTTTCGGCAccggcagcaactccgacgactttttcggcaccgaccgctactccggtgacttttctagCACCGGCAGCAaattccggtgacttttccggcatcaatgacaaataaaacttcctaaacaaataaaaatattaaatatgggatttagaaacctaattacatatatatagcatatcaaataccataaaaaaacctaaaaacaaaaaaataccatataaattggccaaacttaaatgtgccatatttatcataagaacttttaaaatcccatactaagtgtaatttcctctattttataattataagtgTTGCCAAAAATTGTACTAGGTCCAAATGCGTCTAAGAGCACTCTCAATCTCAACAGCTTTTTTATAACAGGGaaagctttgaaaatttaaagaaaattgcaaaaataagaCTCCAATAGATACATCTTTTCAATCAATGTATATTGGTTCTATAAAATGAAGGATCTCTAATCTATGATACATCTTCTCTTCTATAGATGTAGAGAAAGGAATAGAGCTTcttcaaataatttttaatgCTTTATATTCATTTTGAGTTACTTTTTTGCTCTCTcctcaaaaaatattattattttattctttgtgttttacttatttattttatattattatttaacttaAAATGTATTAAAGATATAACACTCTAAGGGACAAGATTTTGTCTcttgatgtactttcacggaatgtatacCGTGATGTACGACATGggagagttatttgatctgagggTTGGGGTTAATCTAGGGTAATTAAGGTTAAAAATTGGTAACGTACTCTCAGATTCATCTAATGTAtcctgagacccatctaatgtaccacagaatacattccgtgaaagtacatcacgggataAAATCGTGTCCCAACATTCTAATAAGGTAAATAGAAATATAGAAAAGATGATGTATGATTTAATATAAATGTttgaagtaaaataaaataaaataaatgtacaATTTtgatcaatatatattttaaagaataaagtAGAGAAATTGTTAGAGTGCTCTTACAACCCAAATAGAAATTACAATACAAGTCATTACATACAGTCCACTAATACATTGGGCTTTGTGCAAAGCTCAAAGCCAAAACGAACCAAGTAGCTACAAGACTAAGTTAAGTATAAAGAACGTTGAAGAGTTTATAACTGATCTAAAAGAATCGATTGTTACTCTTAGAAAAGGGAAACACCACTTCCCACGTTCACCCTTTAGAATGGAGGAGTCTGATCACTAGAAGCTCTATAAAGGAAGGATCGACGAGTCCCGAAAGATCATCAGATCTTCGCTCATTGAACTCTCACTCAAGCACTTACTCAATACTTTACTATTATCAATCCTTTGCCATCATTCTACGgtggagatatttattttccaTCTTCTTTATTTACATTTGCTTATTCTTTATTCAAATCGTTTACTAAGTTGATCGTCGGATTCTCTTCGGCTGGCACCACCCTGATGTCCCAAAGCTTTCGCAGTCTTTCTTCTTTTGTTCTACAAGTTGTAGGTGCCCGCGATCCTTCCATTCCAATCATTGTAAATTTTATCCTCTATAATTTAGCGTCCACCGTGGGGACCTAACAAACTGAATCAGGAGCAAGGGATGCATACCCACTACCATGGCAACTTTGGAAGAAGGATAGGTCGACGTTCAAGCCCATATAGCTACTCTTATGACTCAGATGGTGAACATTGTATGAATTACTCTGTTCATGGTGCTGCCCAGGCTGGTCCTGGTCCTCAACAGATTTTCTTTCTCCGTCCCTCTGGGACTCCCACCTTGGATGATTATCCCTTTGGATTTTAGTCCTCCTGGTAATGGGGAAATTCTCTGGCCCATGCACTACCCCTTCATTTGTAACATACAGTTCATGGCGACGAGGGTCGCCTTTATTGATAGTTGGAACTCGAGCTCGGGTACCAGTCTGTGGTTGGGTATATTGCATGAAATTTTTTATGAGTTCTGTAGCTTCCCTCGTCAGACGATCCACCTCCACCTTTCAGGCACTCGTCTCTCGAGTATTTAGTTCCATCCAAGCATTGAACTCTCTACGATGCTCATCGAAGCCTTCGTTCACCGCGACCTGGGTAGCctctgttgggaatattttaccaggatctagatttactaacaagtatgttgaattaacatcctaaatatgaatatctctaaaacaatgaaattaaacacataagagtttagaaaaccttacattggctgAAGCGAAATAAAATGA
This window harbors:
- the LOC115700732 gene encoding uncharacterized protein At1g01500, which encodes MNGHCDSQNNGEVDDHGLQVTRYSAYQPCNNLSPPWFELRVFYVRVSNFKVDDSCPEFLTLNHIPLSPDSLLEVNGTKTSIYSDGLSSLLRRDRADRKSEEATFVSTDNIRLTGSLKFEVFDEEDLILSGVLEMSNSNGFTGESKHSAKRWSMNCDSDITAAAGFLKGKHLGGSDLPAPTIEVYVAGCFSGTPIILTKTLQLCFRKKQTRKGMLDAIPENEATESQKDEAPGLDLQLAAYRNYKPENEEEYNDRYWRRTEYMDGEDGELSFFNAGVRVGVGIGLGICLGVGIGVGLLVRTYQSTTRNFKRRLL